A window from Leptothermofonsia sichuanensis E412 encodes these proteins:
- a CDS encoding P-loop NTPase family protein, with the protein MVSSVEAPSLSSRQPVTRRIEGLVQVFTCSQRSFFTNVMAQALRLAGQGTSVLVVQFLKGGIAQGFEHPVKLGQNLDWVRCNLPRCIDAPPLNEEETRSLIELWHHTQAVVMEGDYELVVLDELSLAIRFGLVSETEVLTFLNQRPRHVDIILTGPEMPASLLDMADQITELRRSHQP; encoded by the coding sequence ATGGTTTCATCGGTAGAAGCTCCTTCACTCAGTTCCAGGCAGCCTGTCACCCGTCGAATTGAGGGGTTAGTTCAGGTATTTACCTGTTCCCAGCGGAGTTTTTTTACAAATGTGATGGCACAGGCATTGAGGCTGGCAGGACAGGGCACCTCTGTTCTGGTGGTTCAGTTTCTCAAAGGAGGAATTGCCCAGGGGTTTGAACATCCAGTGAAACTGGGGCAAAACCTGGACTGGGTGCGCTGCAATTTGCCCCGCTGCATCGACGCTCCTCCCCTGAATGAAGAAGAAACGCGATCGCTGATTGAACTCTGGCACCACACGCAGGCAGTGGTGATGGAGGGAGACTATGAACTGGTAGTGCTGGATGAGTTAAGTCTGGCTATTCGCTTTGGGCTGGTGTCTGAAACTGAAGTGTTGACGTTCCTGAACCAGCGCCCTCGTCATGTCGATATTATCCTGACTGGACCAGAAATGCCCGCTTCCCTGCTGGATATGGCAGATCAGATTACAGAGCTACGGCGGAGTCATCAACCGTAG